One genomic window of Bradyrhizobium sp. B124 includes the following:
- a CDS encoding molybdopterin-binding protein yields MITAQRLPASLTPLDAALAAVLRDLAPVQPIELPPADALRCIAAEMPALRAYPLHDVAVSDGWAMRANDLVGASSYAPLPLAGPPVWVAAGAAMPDGTDCVVDADAVDTSGPLPQVLAEAIPGQGVRRAGSDIAAGRAVIAAGEPLLSRGLLLARAAGLELLRVRRPRLRIVNICNGQLTAQLVADTARLAGVEIDYAEAAPDVGAIANALEADGCDLIITIGGTGVGHTDAAVNALAARGALVAHGIALQPGRTTAVGRIGATPVVALPGAPDQAFAVWWTIALPLLDRLSGRRPRKSLALPLERKIASGVGIAEVVLLTRRQGSQHGSQQGFWAALAIGDLSLDAIARAEGLLIVPGAAEGFAAGTVVDAYMLRE; encoded by the coding sequence ATGATCACCGCCCAGCGCCTTCCGGCTTCGCTCACCCCGCTCGATGCGGCGCTGGCCGCCGTGCTGCGCGACCTCGCGCCGGTCCAGCCGATCGAGCTGCCGCCGGCCGATGCACTGCGCTGCATTGCGGCCGAGATGCCGGCCCTGCGCGCATACCCGTTGCACGATGTCGCCGTCAGCGACGGCTGGGCGATGCGCGCCAATGATCTGGTTGGCGCGTCGTCCTATGCGCCGCTGCCGCTGGCTGGACCGCCGGTCTGGGTCGCGGCCGGCGCAGCGATGCCCGACGGCACCGACTGCGTGGTCGATGCCGATGCCGTCGACACCTCCGGTCCGCTTCCGCAGGTGCTCGCCGAAGCCATCCCGGGGCAGGGCGTCCGGCGTGCCGGCAGCGACATTGCCGCCGGGCGCGCCGTGATCGCGGCCGGCGAGCCGCTGCTGTCGCGCGGTCTGCTGCTCGCGCGCGCCGCCGGACTGGAGCTGTTGCGCGTACGGCGGCCTCGGCTTCGCATCGTCAACATCTGCAACGGTCAGCTGACCGCGCAACTGGTCGCCGACACCGCGCGCCTCGCGGGCGTTGAGATCGATTATGCCGAGGCGGCGCCCGATGTGGGGGCGATTGCAAACGCGCTCGAGGCAGATGGTTGCGATCTCATCATCACGATCGGCGGCACCGGCGTTGGTCACACCGATGCGGCGGTGAATGCGCTGGCGGCACGTGGAGCGTTGGTCGCGCACGGCATTGCCCTGCAGCCCGGGCGCACCACGGCGGTCGGCCGGATCGGTGCGACGCCGGTCGTCGCCTTGCCGGGCGCGCCGGATCAGGCTTTCGCGGTCTGGTGGACGATTGCGCTTCCACTGCTCGATCGCTTGTCGGGCCGGCGCCCGCGCAAATCGCTCGCCCTGCCGCTGGAACGCAAGATCGCCTCCGGCGTCGGCATTGCCGAGGTCGTGCTGCTGACGCGTCGGCAGGGTTCTCAGCATGGCTCTCAACAGGGTTTTTGGGCGGCGCTCGCGATCGGGGACCTGTCGCTCGATGCCATCGCGCGCGCCGAAGGCCTGCTGATTGTGCCCGGCGCCGCGGAGGGCTTCGCTGCGGGCACCGTCGTCGATGCCTATATGTTGCGGGAGTGA
- a CDS encoding ABC transporter substrate-binding protein, translated as MFGTLAAALLASSAVSAQVSDDIVKIGVLTDMNGPASTPTGQGSVTAAQMAVDDFGGKVLGKPISVIVGDHQLKPDIGATIARRWYDVDQVDLIVDVPVSAVGLAVQNIANEKKKLFITHSTGATDFHGKFCSPYAMQWVFDTRALAVGTAQEVVKRGGDSWFFITDDYAFGHSLEKDASAIVTKNGGKVLGAVRPPFATPDLSSFILQAQASKAKIIGIAGGPPNNTNEIKTAAEFGVFAGGQQMAALLALITDIHSIGLSAAQGLLLTTSFYWDMDDKTREWSKRYFAKMNRMPTMWQAGVYSSVTAYLNAIKESGTDDPLKVAAKMREKPVEDFFARNGRLREDNLMVHDLWLVQVKTPAESKYPWDYYKILAKISGEDAFGPPDPACSLVKK; from the coding sequence ATGTTCGGGACGCTCGCAGCCGCGCTGCTGGCCTCCTCGGCCGTATCGGCGCAGGTATCCGACGACATCGTCAAGATCGGCGTGCTGACCGACATGAACGGCCCGGCCTCGACGCCGACCGGACAGGGCTCGGTCACCGCCGCGCAGATGGCGGTCGACGATTTCGGCGGCAAGGTGCTCGGCAAGCCGATCTCGGTGATCGTCGGCGATCACCAGCTCAAGCCGGACATCGGCGCGACCATCGCGCGGCGCTGGTATGACGTCGATCAGGTCGATCTGATCGTCGACGTGCCGGTGTCGGCGGTCGGGCTCGCGGTGCAGAACATCGCCAACGAGAAGAAGAAGCTGTTCATCACGCATTCGACCGGCGCGACCGACTTCCATGGCAAGTTCTGCTCGCCCTATGCGATGCAGTGGGTGTTCGACACCCGCGCGCTCGCGGTCGGCACCGCCCAGGAGGTGGTGAAGCGCGGCGGCGACAGCTGGTTCTTCATCACCGACGACTATGCGTTCGGCCATTCGCTGGAGAAGGACGCCTCCGCGATCGTGACCAAGAACGGCGGCAAGGTGCTCGGCGCGGTGCGGCCGCCGTTTGCGACGCCCGATCTGTCGTCCTTCATCCTGCAGGCGCAGGCCTCGAAGGCCAAGATCATCGGCATTGCCGGCGGACCGCCCAACAACACCAACGAGATCAAGACCGCGGCCGAGTTCGGTGTCTTCGCCGGCGGGCAGCAGATGGCGGCGCTGCTGGCGCTGATCACCGACATCCACTCGATCGGCCTGTCGGCCGCGCAGGGCCTGTTGCTGACCACCTCGTTCTACTGGGACATGGACGACAAGACCCGGGAATGGTCGAAGCGCTATTTCGCCAAGATGAACCGGATGCCGACGATGTGGCAGGCCGGCGTCTATTCCTCGGTGACCGCCTATCTGAACGCGATCAAGGAAAGCGGCACCGACGATCCGCTCAAGGTTGCGGCCAAGATGCGCGAGAAGCCGGTCGAGGATTTCTTCGCCCGCAACGGCAGACTGCGCGAGGACAATCTGATGGTGCACGATCTCTGGCTGGTGCAGGTCAAGACCCCGGCCGAGTCAAAGTATCCGTGGGACTACTACAAGATCCTGGCCAAGATCTCGGGCGAGGACGCGTTCGGCCCGCCGGACCCGGCGTGTTCGTTGGTGAAGAAATGA
- a CDS encoding TAXI family TRAP transporter solute-binding subunit produces MKFAVMICAGALLLAGDATAQEGSKTISKTTISFATATPGGGFPLYGNAFAEAMNAADTTLSIEPRNTKGSNENIPLLEAGSVDIATVAGEPSYEAFMGIGRPKATKLKILTAMYSSPGMFVVRADSPYKTIQDLVGQPVAFGAKGSGLPILSRYILDGIGLRQDEDFKSIYLDRAGDGPAMVEDGRAAALWGAGIGWPGFSKMAESASGARFIAPTADEIARIRAKHTFLKPLTIPAGSYPKQTAAISSVGSWSYILVRETLPEDVAYRLAKTLHGVEADFCKKLAQACETTAANTVAAAPDINLIHPGVLKYFREIGVAR; encoded by the coding sequence ATGAAATTCGCTGTCATGATTTGCGCCGGCGCGCTGCTGCTCGCGGGCGACGCGACGGCGCAAGAGGGGAGCAAGACCATTTCCAAAACCACGATCAGTTTCGCCACGGCGACGCCGGGTGGCGGCTTTCCGCTCTATGGCAATGCCTTCGCCGAGGCGATGAACGCGGCCGATACGACGCTGTCGATCGAGCCGCGCAACACCAAGGGCTCCAACGAGAACATCCCGCTGCTCGAGGCGGGCAGCGTCGATATCGCAACCGTTGCCGGCGAGCCGTCCTACGAGGCCTTCATGGGCATCGGCCGGCCGAAGGCCACCAAGCTGAAAATCCTCACCGCGATGTATTCGAGCCCGGGCATGTTCGTGGTGCGTGCCGACAGTCCCTACAAGACGATCCAGGACCTGGTCGGTCAGCCCGTCGCGTTCGGCGCCAAGGGCTCGGGCCTGCCGATCCTGTCGCGCTACATCCTCGACGGCATCGGGCTGAGGCAGGACGAGGACTTCAAGTCGATCTATCTCGATCGCGCCGGCGATGGCCCTGCGATGGTCGAGGACGGCCGTGCTGCGGCGCTGTGGGGCGCCGGCATCGGCTGGCCCGGTTTCAGCAAGATGGCCGAGAGCGCAAGCGGTGCGCGCTTCATCGCGCCCACCGCGGACGAGATTGCCCGCATCCGTGCCAAGCACACCTTCCTGAAGCCGCTGACGATTCCGGCCGGCAGCTACCCGAAGCAGACCGCGGCGATTTCCTCGGTCGGCTCCTGGAGCTACATCCTGGTGCGCGAGACGTTGCCCGAGGATGTCGCCTACCGGCTGGCGAAGACGCTGCACGGCGTCGAGGCTGATTTCTGCAAGAAGCTCGCGCAGGCTTGCGAGACCACGGCAGCGAACACCGTCGCTGCCGCGCCCGATATCAATCTGATCCACCCCGGCGTGCTGAAGTATTTCAGGGAGATCGGGGTGGCGAGATAG